Below is a genomic region from Elusimicrobiota bacterium.
GAACCCCGCGATTCCCAGAATCGAGACCAGCCGCAAAGCGCAGTATCTCCTGTGATCCGACAAGGTTTCATTCATCGAATCGCTCCTGTCATCGTATCGACGGCTCCGGCGCAGCGCCCGCAGAGGTCTGAATGGGCCTCATGGGTTCCGACGTCCGGCTTGAAAATCCAGCAGCGGGCACATTTTTGCCCCTGCGTACGCTCCACCTTGATTTGGAGCGCATTCTGTTCCGCATCCGGTGCAGCCAGCGGGACACCCGACACCTCTACCTCGGAGACGATGCAGATCATCGGCCACTGGGTTGCGTAGCGCTTGAGCAGGGCGGCGAGGTTGTCGTTGGTTGCGTAAAACGTTACCTTGGCCTCGAGGTTCCCTTTGATGCGTCCACCCTGGCGTGCTTTCTCGAGAACGCCCAGGATTTGTTCTCGGACAGGGAAAACATCATCGAGCTGCGATTCGGACGTCGAAAGCTGAAAAGCGGGGTTTACGACAGGCAGATCGGCCAGATGAACCCCATCCAGATGGCCTAGCATGCGCCAGGCCTCGTCTGCGGTAAACGAAAGGATCGGCGCCCAGAGCCGGATCAACTGATCCGCCAAATGCCAGAGCACCGTTTGCGCGCTGCGCCGGGAAAGCGAGCCTGCCGGATCGCAGTACAAGCGGTCCTTCAACAAATCCAGATAAAACCCCGACAATGTCGACGTGCAGAAATTCACCAGATGGCCGGTGACCCGGTGGAACTCGTACGATTCGTAGGCCTGGTTGGCGGAGGCCACTTCCGCCTGCAGCTTGGCCAGCGCCCACCGGTCAATCTCAGGCATGTCTTTGAAAACCACCGAATCCCGCTGCGGATCAAAACCCGCCACGTTGCCCAGAAGATAACGGAACGTGTTGCGGATCTTCCGATAGGTGTCGGTCAACCCCTTTAGGATCTCAGGGGAGAGCCGGACATCGCCGGCGTAGTCGCTGGACGCCACCCAGAGCCGCAGGACATCCGCTCCATAGTGTTTGATGATCTCTTCCGGGGAAATAACGTTGCCCAAGGACTTGGACATAGGCCGGCCTTCGCCGTCCATTACAAACCCGTGCGTTAAAACGGCTTTGTAGGGCGCCCGGCCCTGTAGCGCCACCGACGGAATGAGCGAAGTCTGGAACCAGCCGCGATGCTGGTCCGAGCCTTCCAGATACATGTCTGCCGGATACGTCAGGTCCGGCCAGGGCGAGGGCTGGCGCAACACCGCGGCCCAGGACACGCCGGATTCAAACCAGACGTCGATGATATCCGGGGTTTTCCCCTTAACGTCATTCCCCCCGGCCACTGGGGGGGAATCCATGGATCCCCCGCCAGAACCCGCGGGGGATGACGATGGGAGAGCAGGGATCTCAGTACCCCAAAGCCGTTGTCTCGACAAACACCAATCCGGCCGGGATTCCACCATTCCGGTGATGCGATTCTTGCCGTAGGCTGGGATCCACTGCACCTCGTTGATCGCTTTCATCAGCCGGTCCCGCAGATGATCGTGATCCACGCTCATGAACCACTGCTCGGTGGCGCGGAAAATCACCGGCTTGTGGCAGCGCCAGCAGTGTGGGTAAGAATGCTCAATCTCTCCCTGATACAGCAGCGCTCCCTTTGCCTTCAGGAAGTCCATGATCATGCCGTTGGCTTTGAATACATGGACGCCATTCCAGGGCTGTCCGGGTTCTTCGAGCCGCCCGCGATCATCGACGGGAGAAAGCACATCCAGTTTATTGGCCGAGCCCAGCTGATAGTCTTCCCGGCCGTGTCCCGGAGCAATATGCACGAGTCCGGTGCCGGTATCCATGGCAACAAAATCGGCTGTGAGCAACTTGGCTTCCCTGTCGATCCAGGGATGCCGGGCCGTAGCGTTTTTAATTAATTCATGCCCGACGACCGAATGGCCTTCCGGCTTAACAGCCAGCCCGGTCACCTTCAGAAATTCTTCGGTTCGCTTCGAGGCCACGATGTAGATCGTGCCGTCATCCTTCGCCAGGAATTCATATGTCTCGTCCGGATGCAGAGCAATCGCAAGATTCGCCGGCAGCGTCCAGGGGGTTGTCGTCCAGACAACAAAGTTGACCGGAGCATTCGTCGCACCGAAGGTTCCCGGGAAAGCAACGAAAATGGACGGCCCTTTGTCGTTTTCATACTCGACTTCGGCTTCGGCGAGCGCGGTTTCATCGACCGCGCACCAGTACACGGGTTTCTTGCCGCGGTACACATAGCCTTTGGACTCGAGCTCCTTGAAGGTATCGACAATCACCTGCTTATAGCGATCGGCCATCGTGAGATAAGGCTGCTCCCACTTGCCGAGCACTCCCATGCGCTTGAACTCCTGCCGCTGGATCTCGACGAACCGTTCAGCAAACGCTTTGGCTTGTTCGCGAAACTGCGCACGGTCGACTTTGTTTTTGTCGGTGATCTTCAGTTCTTTCATGAGCTGAAGCTCGATGGGAAGACCGTGGCAGTCCCACCCGGGGATGTAAGGCGCATAATAGCCGGCCATGGTCTTATAACGGACGATCAGGTCCTTGAGGATTTTATTCAGCGCATGCCCAAGATGCAGATGACCATTGGCGTAAGGCGGTCCGTCGTGAAGAATGAATTGTTTGCGGCCCTTTTCGCTCGCACGCTGCGCCAGCGCTTTTTCATAAATCTTTTCCTTTTCCCATTGGGCCAGCATCTCCGGCTCCCGCCTGGGGAGATCGGCTTTCATGGGAAAGTCTGTTTTCGGAAGATGAACGGTTTTGGAGTAATCCATTTACCCTCTCCCCACCCCTCCCCCTCCGCAGGGGGAGGGAGCATGAATCTTTTTGCCAACACCATTCCCCCTCTCCCTGTTGAGGGAGAGGGACGGGGTGAGGGAATGATCATTCATCAATTGTTTCAAACTCCGTTTATAAGGCTTCCTGGCAACACCCTGTTCCGTGACAATGGCGGTAATCAAATTCGCCGGAGTGACATCAAATGCCGGGTGCCGGGCGTGGGTCCCCTTCGGAGCAATCCGCTGCCCCCGAACCATCACGACTTCTTCGGCCGAGCGTTCCTCGATGGGGATCTTCCGGCCGTCGGCCGTGGTCAAATCCACCGTGGAGGTCGGCGCCGCCACATAAAACGGAATGCCATGATGGGCCGCCAGCACCGCCAGGCTGTAGGTGCCGATTTTATTCGCGGTATCGCCGTTGGCCGCGATACGGTCCGCGCCCACGATCACCGCGTCCACTTTTTCCGTTTTCATCAGATGCGCCGCCATATTGTCCGTCATCAACTCAAAAGGGATCTTCTCCTGCTGGAGTTCCCAGGCGGTCAGCCGGGCCCCTTGGAGGTAGGGCCGCGTTTCCGACGCGATGACCTTTCGAATCTTTTTATCGTGAAACGCTGTCCAAAGAATACCGAAGGCGGTCCCCAATCCAGCGGTGGCGAGCGACCCTGTGTTGCAGATCGTCATGACACTGGCATCGCGCGGCAGCAGATCCGCTCCGTAACGACCCATCCGCCGATTGGATTGACGGTCTTCTTCTTCCATCCGAATCGCCTTCCGCTCAAGTGCCTTGGCTAAAGACTCCGGATCTTTCACCGGAGCGATTTCCCAAACCCGGCGCATTCGTTCCAGCGCCCAATGCAAATTAACCGCTGTGGGCCGGGCCTTCAAGAGACCCTCGGACGCTTTAATGAGTTCCTGCCGTTGTTCGTTCAGCGTTCGATTCCGGCAGGACCGGGCCGCCAGCACAATCCCATAGGCCGCCACACAACCGATAGCCGGTGCGCCCCGGACCACCATGAGCCGGATGCCTTCTTCCACCTGCCGCCAATGGCGGCATGTCCGCCAGACGACTCGATGCGGCAACAGCCGTT
It encodes:
- a CDS encoding isoleucine--tRNA ligase; protein product: MDYSKTVHLPKTDFPMKADLPRREPEMLAQWEKEKIYEKALAQRASEKGRKQFILHDGPPYANGHLHLGHALNKILKDLIVRYKTMAGYYAPYIPGWDCHGLPIELQLMKELKITDKNKVDRAQFREQAKAFAERFVEIQRQEFKRMGVLGKWEQPYLTMADRYKQVIVDTFKELESKGYVYRGKKPVYWCAVDETALAEAEVEYENDKGPSIFVAFPGTFGATNAPVNFVVWTTTPWTLPANLAIALHPDETYEFLAKDDGTIYIVASKRTEEFLKVTGLAVKPEGHSVVGHELIKNATARHPWIDREAKLLTADFVAMDTGTGLVHIAPGHGREDYQLGSANKLDVLSPVDDRGRLEEPGQPWNGVHVFKANGMIMDFLKAKGALLYQGEIEHSYPHCWRCHKPVIFRATEQWFMSVDHDHLRDRLMKAINEVQWIPAYGKNRITGMVESRPDWCLSRQRLWGTEIPALPSSSPAGSGGGSMDSPPVAGGNDVKGKTPDIIDVWFESGVSWAAVLRQPSPWPDLTYPADMYLEGSDQHRGWFQTSLIPSVALQGRAPYKAVLTHGFVMDGEGRPMSKSLGNVISPEEIIKHYGADVLRLWVASSDYAGDVRLSPEILKGLTDTYRKIRNTFRYLLGNVAGFDPQRDSVVFKDMPEIDRWALAKLQAEVASANQAYESYEFHRVTGHLVNFCTSTLSGFYLDLLKDRLYCDPAGSLSRRSAQTVLWHLADQLIRLWAPILSFTADEAWRMLGHLDGVHLADLPVVNPAFQLSTSESQLDDVFPVREQILGVLEKARQGGRIKGNLEAKVTFYATNDNLAALLKRYATQWPMICIVSEVEVSGVPLAAPDAEQNALQIKVERTQGQKCARCWIFKPDVGTHEAHSDLCGRCAGAVDTMTGAIR
- the mtnA gene encoding S-methyl-5-thioribose-1-phosphate isomerase produces the protein MSPACRIFPKTRAFIWKKDRLLLLEQRLLPHRVVWRTCRHWRQVEEGIRLMVVRGAPAIGCVAAYGIVLAARSCRNRTLNEQRQELIKASEGLLKARPTAVNLHWALERMRRVWEIAPVKDPESLAKALERKAIRMEEEDRQSNRRMGRYGADLLPRDASVMTICNTGSLATAGLGTAFGILWTAFHDKKIRKVIASETRPYLQGARLTAWELQQEKIPFELMTDNMAAHLMKTEKVDAVIVGADRIAANGDTANKIGTYSLAVLAAHHGIPFYVAAPTSTVDLTTADGRKIPIEERSAEEVVMVRGQRIAPKGTHARHPAFDVTPANLITAIVTEQGVARKPYKRSLKQLMNDHSLTPSLSLNRERGNGVGKKIHAPSPCGGGGVGRG